One Rosa chinensis cultivar Old Blush chromosome 5, RchiOBHm-V2, whole genome shotgun sequence genomic region harbors:
- the LOC121049607 gene encoding uncharacterized protein LOC121049607 — protein sequence MDKEWVFLHRRSDEYLLGLQAFISHAVAVAGIDGNIKCPCKVCGNRHQRSATDVEDHLQISGMDDIYANGIWDKHGETVPNVTDEIHHMFQNEDMSSLLADAFGMHDYMAEPDVVDEQSSPPQGPTPYAAKFFKMVEEAQTELYPGCGKSKLLFLVCLYQVKTMFGMTDSCLNAMLTLIK from the coding sequence ATGGATAAAGAATGGGTATTTTTGCACCGGCGTAGTGATGAATATTTGCTTGGCCTACAAGCTTTCATCTCCCATGCAGTAGCTGTTGCTGGGATTGATGGAAACATCAAGTGTCCGTGTAAAGTTTGTGGTAATAGACATCAGAGATCAGCTACAGATGTTGAAGATCATCTACAGATAAGTGGAATGGATGATATTTATGCTAATGGAATCTGGGACAAGCATGGTGAAACAGTGCCTAATGTAACTGATGAAATTCACCATATGTTTCAGAATGAGGATATGTCCAGCTTGTTGGCTGATGCCTTTGGGATGCATGATTATATGGCTGAACCTGATGTTGTTGATGAACAGTCTTCTCCTCCACAAGGGCCAACTCCCTATGCTGCCAAGTTCTTCAAAATGGTCGAGGAGGCCCAAACAGAATTGTATCCAGGTTGTGGGAAGTCAAAACTATTATTTTTGGTGTGTTTGTACCAGGTTAAAACTATGTTTGGTATGACTGATTCATGCTTGAATGCAATGTTGACCCTCATAAAATAG